A part of Ooceraea biroi isolate clonal line C1 chromosome 10, Obir_v5.4, whole genome shotgun sequence genomic DNA contains:
- the LOC105278332 gene encoding protein dopey-1 homolog isoform X5, producing MGSIALEEYELMKDSKYRVYVSAVDKALKSFEYTSEWADLISALGKLNKVLLSHMKFPVIPRRIKISKRLAQCMHPALPSGVHLKALETYDIIFKCMGTNRLSHELFIYSAGLFPLLGHAAMNVRPSLLTVYETHFVPLGERLRPGLSGFLSGVLLGLEDGSDHFDRTNSLLEKVCEGVGAQHFYACLWDCLASNSSIRLPAISFVLAHFNKKLLMEEQKYIMGTNIKIMVSALCASVQDTSVLVQRSALDFLLIGFPIHNSQLTHQDMISLIKAALVTILRRDMSLNRRLFAWLLGTEVNTSILKKKSHATTDSKEDSVTYFDTYSKEMLVEAIKYLLKEVCEENSQDLRPYRILVSLLDKVDIGPVILDDILFEVFRTFYNACKQSLSSHMLKANEVVKSANLLFSTLEPSYIWTHCGHLFEKACNTKMQTQDATEEIVVRPIGSGMPNLVEVCILTEFLLETVSLDAFIDTPSEHLPGLFYEITSKLLHHISILSSMEISKSLKLCAKILSKVQPAVITAHQPDKCEADVRTDTSLNNITVPSDNSLIVIPLEKSQSDSKLNKPDISSISFVEKSPSTRRRANSGGAVKRSEKKSKKKGSKNKLSDAYTIQADGSNISVVVSEDVKSLPRNKSMDDIKASCVESCAVSPSPKNQLSTLKRLNVSPTGSTGSLYRGPSPAFQAQHSMLEKCLRQYEMFYVKLISSRILSKERTVQDMFDRLMVSCTRKSFDERMRSLEYLLNSRLNMEDSGFSSQDTSETEDTKCLDIFHLNLDITSHQDWIEPMKIASSLFVELSTFPKYFLPGDNVLVEEEPKFKHALPEWLIVLIVCSCWLQKQPALQLTSIATLLDLIALLKAHSDIETHPKSGEGVTAVIMVPLLKQWHMTYLMQCTNVFQVLAHSLWHHLGELPAHKFRIRCVELLHELHHALYSSCNAVENLIGSALTCQNPEKRIEAFGRFATLWHLGREIEMNPRLRGCLKTFDQSLLKILDNLQLEDNSPLKLQAQSWLLHSLVRGDISRVIDPLLTILLDPSTCRMSVLHVSIQHSNTVLTKNDPVEEKSEIQDDTEGAAKIYAISSVDGNVIYHVSDNVNEDKKWKKGQKKKQAINPVKIKRIFAVTTLATRDNCNHYVTERNQFMKELEVPPSISGNRKISVFVNPLSINCNENSNDSLTEDDSPPNTRKTNLTTELLRNATRFKKLDFDKGSTVSLDESLFESANSSLKTKDKNSFKKLNDDVGSSLDSITNSLDSSSPEVTSKQSKQKKESVIMPGGSREVAGTIMKGRYYSTNEFSANYDHDIGSFEASAEVPSWTMDDDDGDLDVSTTAEEYFSNSSSASIVEEILNEVLDRAMQLCDVAEPPKTDEVLQHNAKAKRNIGLGVHNLHSHMLLYCGVYDSARTLYALRTLRNELLTNTRMFLCSAATTGVTNATKNTVLLNLLARHRKSVFGRNFHGDIANTEFAAAYRSSMYLEVLISICLYFARSYYPNLGQMRLTYDEIAGNRQVQLASAELLTLIFSELIPIVRDSGKGFSCYIVDLLTKCKVQKVALHCLVSSVMSMKNAHKENEDVFTFTEEIVLFNDPFVDSDVNKCKYRASDHTEAFQIQLLRLLLALIMLEHQCNSQKGEETNPTASSIPNSPTRTVPNLIGNSLKYIPGASISQQPMFLASILSALQLDHMRHLHQHWTTLVTSSLPFMGSSLTSVVTSVIHQLCSNIEHLASYYISEEPALTNKLHDISTVECCLPADYTVTHLEALTFLLHYCLLDTSQQIGFSFNQPLSGTIQTGISGANPGQIFNNLIHVFMPSPLSPDLSTGKDKTGATELQQHARRTALSHLPRIIASLSALWQAVLAIKDNEQASCVVGNPRIVKYQLLELLSPISFHHGANFLAAVAVAWHERRQPSSVSKKILPEACPNQQVMVDLVSAIRVMPIDTLVHTVHQVVKTPPPIHGVKQDFSLEVSVLELLYVYMQSNTSQSLIESWASLLTLLKDGLSLTAPAQFLLLAILNEYVQKCPPMQEKKDIKDLQDVSAKLIESCSQIAGACLEQTTWLRRNLAVREDVFEVVEGSSEGTPGTPPNAAYSVQAQAVLAEILAPLLDVSYGSQEKERVVTLLTNLMYNVTPYLKNHTIKNIASFTACSQLLASLSGYQYTRKAWRKDVLDLLLDSAFFQMIPACLPYWRTIIDNLMTHDNTTFRDLMNRVSMAQGSGISIFSSKEQEYEQKAQLLKRLAFVILCSETDQYHKYMPEIQERLADSLRLPQVIPSIQAQVFLCFRVLLLRMSPQHATSLWPVIVSELVQVFLYIEQELSTDSEEFSSHIKLLSALDSSWAVNTSNGLQAHGHPHWLQLQLAAAKLLDLALLLPAHRLPQFQMYKWAFVGDAAAGCMDNNNLSSDFVPHITRIAKLMDNKFPPISSSVKRNPGELLLTSNSVRSLQDLHYFFSDLSRAMCNTHVPINNMQLETVIEQDFLEKMPAVLTR from the exons ATGGGTTCCATCGCTTTAGAGGAGTATGAGTTGATGAAGGATTCAAAGTATCGGGT ATACGTATCCGCTGTTGACAAAGCACTGAAAAGCTTTGAATACACTAGTGAATGGGCAGATCTAATCTCTGCGTTAGGCAAGCTCAATAAGGTGTTACTGAGTCATATGAAGTTTCCTGTCATTCCAAGAAGAATCAAAATATCGAAGAGACTAGCCCAATGCATGCATCCGGCATTACCTTCTGGTGTTCATTTGAAAGCCTTAGAGACGTAtgacattatttttaagtgCATGGGCACTAATAGACTCAGTCatgaactttttatttatagtgcAG GTCTTTTCCCATTATTGGGTCATGCTGCTATGAATGTGAGACCATCATTATTAACAGTGTACGAGACACACTTCGTGCCACTCGGCGAAAGGTTGAGGCCTGGATTGAGCGGCTTTTTAAGCGGCGTTCTGTTAGGTTTGGAAGATGGATCTGATCATTTCGACAG AACCAATTCCTTATTGGAGAAAGTATGCGAAGGTGTGGGTGCGCAACATTTTTATGCATGCCTCTGGGACTGCTTAGCTTCGAATTCCAGTATCCGATTACCTGCTATATCTTTCGTGCTGGCtcactttaataaaaaactgcTGATGGAGGAACAAAAATACATTATGGGtactaatattaaaatcatg GTTTCAGCGCTGTGTGCTAGTGTACAAGACACTTCAGTACTGGTGCAGAGAAGTGCACTGGATTTTCTATTAATAGGCTTTCCTATACACAACAGTCAATTGACGCATCAAGAtatgatatcattaattaaagcTGCTTTGGTTACCATACTGCGCAGAGATATGAGTTTAAACAg ACGGCTGTTTGCTTGGTTATTGGGTACTGAAGTAAACACGtcaattttaaagaaaaagagtcATGCGACTACTGATTCCAAGGAGGATTCTGTAACATACTTTGATACGTATTCGAAAGAAATGCTAGTCGAAGCgataaaatatctgcttaaagAAGTGTGTGAAGAAAACTCGCAGGATCTCAGACCGTATAGAATACTCGTTTCATTACTCGATAAAGTGGATATTGGTCCAGTAATTTTGGATGACATTCTGTTTGAAGTATTTAG GACATTTTATAATGCCTGTAAACAGTCTTTGTCGAGTCACATGTTGAAAGCAAATGAAGTGGTGAAATCTGCGAACTTGCTGTTCTCGACTTTGGAGCCGTCGTACATTTGGACGCACTGTGGTCATCTGTTTGAAAAAGCCTGCAACACGAAGATGCAGACGCAAGATGCAACGGAAGAGATTGTTGTAAGACCGATTGGTAGTGGAATGCCGAATTTAGTGGAAGTATGCATATTGACAGAATTCTTGCTCGAGACCGTGTCATTGGACGCGTTCATAGATACTCCATCCGAACATCTGCCTGGTTTGTTCTATGAAATAACTAGTAAACTTTTGCATCACATTAGTATCCTGTCGTCAATGGAGATTTCAAAAAGTCTCAAATTGTGTGCCAAGATTTTGTCGAAAGTACAACCGGCAGTGATAACGGCTCACCAGCCGGACAAATGCGAAGCGGACGTCAGGACGGACACATCTCTGAATAATATTACGGTTCCTAGTGATAATTCTTTGATTGTGATTCCTTTGGAGAAGAGCCAATCGGACAGTAAATTGAATAAGCCTGACATATCTAGCATTTCCTTCGTGGAGAAAAGTccgagcacgaggagacgagCCAATTCTGGCGGTGCCGTGAAAAGAAGCGAGAAGAAATCGAAGAAGAAGGGGAGTAAGAACAAGTTGAGCGATGCCTACACTATACAGGCTGACGGTAGCAACATATCGGTTGTTGTGAGCGAGGACGTGAAATCCTTACCTAGGAATAAGAGTATGGACGACATTAAGGCAAGCTGTGTCGAGAGTTGTGCAGTAAGCCCTTCGCCAAAGAATCAACTGTCTACGCTAAAACGCTTAAACGTCAGTCCAACGGGATCAACGGGATCTTTATACAGGGGACCATCCCCGGCGTTTCAGGCGCAGCACTCCATGTTGGAGAAGTGTCTCCGTCAATACGAAATGTTCTACGTTAAGTTAATTAGCAGTCGGATACTGAGCAAGGAACGAACGGTGCAGGACATGTTCGACCGCCTGATGGTGTCCTGCACGAGGAAGAGTTTTGACGAAAGAATGCGTTCCTTGGAGTATCTGCTGAATTCCAGACTAAATATGGAGGATTCTGGATTCTCCAGTCAGGACACGTCCGAAACCGAGGACACCAAGTGCCTGGATATTTTTCACTTGAATCTAGATATAACGTCGCATCAGGACTGGATCGAGCCCATGAAGATAGCGTCCAGTTTGTTCGTCGAGTTATCCACGTTCCCGAAATACTTTCTGCCTGGTGACAATGTGCTCGTGGAGGAAGAACCCAAGTTCAAGCACGCTCTTCCGGAGTGGTTGATAGTGTTGATAGTCTGCTCCTGCTGGTTACAAAAGCAGCCGGCGTTACAATTAACAAGCATTGCCACGCTGTTAGATTTGATAGCATTGTTAAAAGCGCACAGTGATATCGAAACGCACCCCAAAAGTGGGGAGGGAGTGACAGCGGTGATCATGGTGCCCTTGCTGAAACAATGGCACATGACTTATTTGATGCAGTGCACTAATGTATTTCAG gtATTGGCACATTCCTTGTGGCATCATTTGGGCGAGCTTCCCGCCCACAAATTCAGGATACGCTGCGTAGAATTATTGCACGAATTGCATCACGCCTTATACAGTTCTTGCAATGCGGTTGAGAATCTAATAGGTTCCGCGCTGACCTGTCAGAATCCTGAAAAGAGAATCGAAGCATTTGGTAGATTCGCTACTTTGTGGCACTTGGGACGAGAGATCGAAATGAATCCGAGATTACGCGGTTGTCTCAAAACTTTTGATCA GTCCTTGCTAAAAATATTGGACAATCTTCAGCTTGAGGACAATTCACCGTTAAAATTGCAAGCCCAATCGTGGCTGCTACATTCCCTGGTGCGTGGCGACATATCGCGCGTGATAGATCCCTTGTTGACAATACTTTTGGACCCATCCACGTGCCGCATGAGCGTGCTCCATGTGAGCATACAGCACAGCAATACCGTTTTAACGAAGAACGATCCTGTGGAGGAGAAGTCGGAGATTCAAGACGATACCGAAGGCGCTGCGAAAATTTACGCGATTAGTTCAGTCGACGGTAACGTGATATATCACGTGAGCGATAACGTGAACGAAgataaaaagtggaaaaaggGCCAGAAGAAGAAGCAGGCGATAAATCCAGTGAAAATCAAACGGATTTTTGCCGTGACGACGTTAGCGACTCGTGACAATTGTAATCATTACGTCACCGAGAGGAATCAGTTTATGAAGGAACTCGAGGTGCCACCTAGCATATCCGGCAACAGAAAAATTTCGGTGTTCGTGAATCCTCTCTCGATCAATTGTAACGAGAACTCGAACGATTCCCTGACAGAGGACGACTCGCCGCCGAATACACGCAAGACAAATCTGACAACGGAATTATTGAGAAACGCCACCCGCTTCAAGAAACTCGATTTTGATAAAGGCTCCACTGTCAGCCTGGACGAGAGCCTTTTCGAATCGGCGAACTCCAGTTTAAAAACAAAAGACAAGAACAGCTTCAAGAAGCTGAATGACGACGTAGGCTCCTCCTTGGACTCTATAACGAACAGCTTGGACTCGAGCAGTCCCGAGGTGACTAGCAAACAGTCGAAACAAAAGAAGGAATCGGTTATAATGCCGGGCGGATCTCGGGAAGTGGCAGGCACTATTATGAAGGGCAGATATTACAGCACGAACGAGTTCAGCGCAAATTACGATCACGATATCGGCAGTTTTGAAGCGAGTGCGGAGGTGCCCAGTTGGACGATGGATGACGACGATGGTGACCTGGACGTCAGCACTACTGCGGAGGAGTACTTCAGCAATTCCAGCAGCGCCAGTATAGTTGAGGAGATTTTAAACGAGGTCCTCGATCGTGCGATGCAACTTTGTGATGTCGCTGAACCGCCTAAAACT GATGAAGTTCTCCAGCATAACGCGAAAGCTAAGCGGAATATCGGTCTAGGCGTCCACAATCTTCATTCGCACATGCTGCTCTATTGTGGAGTCTACGACTCGGCTAGAACTCTCTACGCTCTACGTACACTGAGAAACGAGCTGTTAACAAATACGCGGATGTTTTTGTGTTCAGCGGCGACGACTGGCGTGACGAACGCAACAAAAAATACAGTCCTGTTGAATTTACTGGCGCGACACAGGAAAAGCGTCTTCGGAAGGAACTTCCACGGCGATATAGCTAATACGGAATTCGCAGCGGCTTACAGAAGTAGCATGTATTTAGAAGTGCTAATAAGCATATGTTTGTACTTTGCGCGGAGTTACTATCCAAATCTTGGGCAGATGAGACTTACGTACGATGAGATTGCGGGTAATCGTCAG gTACAACTTGCAAGTGCAGAATTATTAACGCTGATATTTTCCGAGCTAATCCCAATCGTTCGCGACTCTGGGAAGGGTTTTAGTTGCTACATAGTTGACTTATTGACTAAATGTAAAGTGCAAAAAGTCGCTTTGCACTGTCTTGTGTCCAGCGTTATGAGCATGAAGAACGCTCACAAGGAGAACGAGGATGTTTTTACATTTACCGaagaaattgtattatttaacgACCCGTTCGTTGACAGTGATGTTAACAAATGTAAATATAGAGCGAGTGATCATACAGAAGCTTTCCAGATACAATTACTACG ACTACTGCTAGCATTGATTATGCTGGAACATCAGTGTAACAGCCAGAAGGGAGAAGAGACCAATCCAACAGCATCATCCATACCGAATTCGCCGACACGGACCGTGCCGAATTTAATCGGAAACAGCCTGAAATATATTCCCGGAGCGTCAATTTCGCAGCAACCGATGTTTCTTGCTAGTATCCTTAGTGCATTGCAACTG GATCATATGAGGCATCTTCATCAACATTGGACGACTCTTGTTACGTCCAGCTTGCCGTTTATGGGATCATCCTTGACGTCCGTAGTAACTTCGGTCATTCATCAGCTGTGCAGCAATATTGAACACCTTGCGTCGTATTATATCAGCGAAGAGCCGGCATTGACAAATAAGTTGCACGATATAAGCACGGTAGAATGTTGTTTGCCTGCGGATTACACAGTAACGCATTTGGAGGCTTTGACGTTTTTGCTGCATTACTGCCTGCTGGATACTTCCCAACAAATTGGATTCTCGTTTAATCAGCCACTAAGTGGCACGATACAAACCGGGATTTCCGGTGCTAATCCCGGCCAGATATTCAACAATCTTATACATGTTTTTATGCCCAGCCCGCTTTCTCCG GACCTATCAACGGGGAAGGATAAAACTGGTGCGACTGAGTTGCAACAACATGCCAGAAGAACTGCATTAAGCCATCTGCCAAGAATAATAGCATCCTTGTCCGCTTTGTGGCAAGCGGTTCTAGCAATAAAAGACAA TGAACAAGCCAGTTGCGTGGTTGGTAATCCGAGAATAGTCAAGTACCAATTGTTGGAACTTTTATCTCCCATCTCTTTTCATCATGGAGCGAACTTTTTGGCTGCAGTCGCAGTTGCTTGGCATGAAAGACGTCAACCGTCTAGTGTTTCAAAAAAG ATACTCCCAGAAGCCTGCCCTAATCAGCAAGTAATGGTCGATTTGGTTAGCGCTATCCGTGTTATGCCGATCGACACCTTGGTGCACACCGTGCATCAGGTAGTAAAAACACCACCGCCGATACACGGAGTCAAGCAAGATTTCTCACTGGAAGTTTCTGTGCTTGAATTACTTTACGTGTACATGCAAAGCAACACGTCGCAGTCGCTTATCGAGTCCTGGGCTTCCTTGCTCACTTTACTGAAGGACGGTCTGTCCTTAACAGCACCGGCTCAATTTCTCTTGTTAGCTATATTGAATGAATACGTGCAAAAGTGTCCACCCATGCAGGAGAAGAAAGATATCAAGGACTTGCAAGATGTATCCGCAAAG ctGATCGAGTCGTGTTCACAAATAGCTGGCGCATGTCTGGAGCAAACGACATGGCTGAGGAGAAACCTGGCTGTCCGGGAAGACGTTTTCGAAGTGGTAGAAGGTTCTTCGGAAG GAACACCTGGAACTCCACCTAACGCAGCGTATAGCGTTCAAGCACAAGCGGTATTAGCGGAAATACTCGCGCCACTGTTGGACGTTAGCTACGGTTCGCAAGAGAAGGAACGTGTGGTGACGCTGCTGACAAATCTTATGTACAACGTTACACCTTACCTGAAAAATCACAC gataaaaaatatcgccTCATTCACTGCTTGTTCTCAGTTATTGGCTTCCTTGTCAGGATACCAATACACGAGAAAAGCATGGCGCAAGGATGTTTTAGATCTACTGTTGGACTCAGCCTTTTTTCAAATGATACCGGCGTGTCTACCGTACTGGAGAACCATAATAGATAATCTAATGACTCATGACAATACTACCTTCAGGGATTTAATGA ATCGTGTTTCCATGGCCCAAGGTAGCGGGATCAGCATATTCTCTTCGAAGGAGCAAGAGTATGAACAGAAGGCGCAACTCTTAAAGCGACTGGCATTCGTCATTCTTTGCAGCGAAACGGATCAGTATCACAAGTACATGCCGGAGATACAAG AACGATTGGCAGACAGTTTACGCTTACCTCAAGTAATTCCATCTATCCAAGCGCAAGTGTTTCTATGCTTTCGTGTGTTGTTATTAAGAATGTCACCGCAACACGCGACGTCTTTATGGCCGGTCATAGTTAGTGAACTGGTTCAAGTTTTTCTGTATATTGAACAGGAATTGAGTACAGATAGCGAAGAATTCAG TTCGCATATTAAACTACTGTCAGCTCTGGATTCATCATGGGCTGTTAACACCAGCAATGGACTTCAGGCGCATGGACATCCTCATTGGTTACAGTTGCAATTAGCTGCCGCGAAGCTACTAGACCTGGCGTTATTGTTGCCCGCGCATAGACTACCGCAGTTTCAGAT GTATAAATGGGCATTCGTCGGAGATGCAGCGGCGGGATGCATGGACAACAATAACTTGTCTTCAGATTTTGTACCGCATATTACGAGAATAGCGAAATTAATGGACAATAAG TTTCCACCAATAAGTTCATCGGTTAAGAGGAATCCGGGAGAACTTCTGCTAACATCAAATAGCGTTCGTTCTCTGCAAGATctgcattattttttctcgGATCTTAGCCGCGCGATGTGCAATACGCATGTACCAATAAATAACATGCAGTTAGAAACGGTTATTGAGCAAGATTTCCTTGAGAAAATGCCAGCCGTGCTAACAAGATAG